A region from the Prevotella melaninogenica genome encodes:
- the thrS gene encoding threonine--tRNA ligase — MVKITFPDGSVREYEQGVTGYQIAESISPALARDVVSCGVNGVTTELNRPINEDATIALYKFDDEEGKHTFWHTSAHLLAEALQELYPGIQFGFGPAIENGFFYDIMPAEGQTISENDFPKIEKKMLELAKKNEHVIRRDVSKADAVKEFTADGQEYKVEHIVEDLEDGTISTYTQGHFTDLCRGPHLVSTGAIKAVKITSVAGAFWRGDAKREQMTRIYGITFPKKKMLDEYLVMLEEAKKRDHRKIGKEMELFMFSDRVGKGLPIWLPKGTQLRLRLQEFLRRLLRPYNYQEVITPGIGGKNLYVTSGHYAHYGKDSFQPIHTPEEGEEYMLKPMNCPHHCEIYAYKPRSYKDLPLRIAEFGTVFRYEKSGELHGLTRVRTFTQDDAHIFVRPDQVKAEFENNIDIILKVFKIFGFENYEVQISLRDPEDKEKYIGSDEVWEESEAAIKEACAEKGLQARVELGEAAFYGPKLDFMVKDAIGRRWQLGTIQVDYNLPNRFKLEYTAEDNSKKTPVMVHRAPFGSLERFVAVLIEHTAGHFPLWLTPDQVAILPISEKYNDYARKVKAYFDAHDVRSIMDERNEKIGRKIRDNELKRVPYMVIVGEKEAAEGLVSMRQQGGGEQATMTMEAFAERINAEVAEQLKGLE, encoded by the coding sequence ATGGTTAAAATCACTTTCCCAGACGGTTCCGTTCGTGAATACGAGCAGGGCGTAACTGGTTATCAAATCGCCGAGAGTATTTCGCCGGCTCTCGCCCGTGACGTTGTATCTTGCGGTGTAAATGGCGTAACAACAGAGCTCAATCGCCCTATCAATGAGGACGCAACCATCGCACTTTATAAGTTCGATGACGAAGAGGGTAAGCACACTTTCTGGCACACCTCTGCCCACCTCCTCGCTGAGGCATTGCAAGAACTCTACCCAGGCATACAGTTTGGTTTCGGTCCTGCGATTGAGAATGGTTTCTTCTATGATATCATGCCCGCAGAGGGTCAGACAATATCGGAGAACGACTTCCCAAAGATTGAGAAGAAGATGCTCGAGCTCGCTAAGAAGAACGAGCACGTTATTCGTCGTGATGTTTCTAAGGCTGATGCAGTGAAAGAGTTTACTGCTGATGGTCAGGAATATAAGGTGGAGCACATCGTCGAAGACCTCGAAGATGGCACTATCTCAACATATACGCAAGGACATTTCACCGACCTTTGTCGTGGTCCACACCTCGTCTCTACAGGAGCTATCAAGGCTGTTAAAATCACCAGCGTTGCTGGAGCTTTCTGGCGTGGCGATGCTAAGCGTGAGCAGATGACACGTATCTATGGTATCACTTTCCCTAAGAAGAAGATGCTCGATGAATACCTCGTTATGCTCGAAGAAGCTAAGAAGCGCGACCACCGTAAGATCGGTAAGGAGATGGAACTATTTATGTTCTCTGACCGTGTTGGTAAGGGGCTTCCTATCTGGTTGCCAAAGGGCACACAGCTGCGTCTGCGTCTGCAAGAGTTTTTGCGTCGTCTCCTCCGTCCTTACAACTATCAGGAAGTTATCACACCAGGTATCGGTGGCAAGAACCTCTACGTAACCTCTGGACACTATGCACACTATGGTAAGGACTCGTTCCAACCAATCCATACACCAGAGGAGGGCGAAGAGTATATGCTTAAACCAATGAATTGCCCTCACCACTGTGAGATCTATGCTTATAAACCACGTTCTTATAAAGATCTGCCACTGCGTATTGCAGAGTTCGGAACTGTGTTCCGCTATGAGAAGAGCGGTGAGCTTCATGGACTTACACGTGTTCGTACCTTCACACAGGATGATGCTCACATCTTCGTGCGCCCAGACCAAGTAAAGGCTGAGTTTGAAAATAATATCGACATCATCCTTAAGGTGTTTAAGATCTTTGGTTTCGAGAACTATGAGGTACAGATCTCACTCCGCGACCCTGAAGATAAGGAGAAGTATATCGGCTCTGACGAGGTGTGGGAAGAGAGCGAGGCAGCTATTAAAGAGGCTTGCGCAGAGAAAGGTCTCCAAGCACGTGTAGAACTTGGTGAAGCTGCTTTCTATGGTCCTAAGCTCGACTTTATGGTAAAGGATGCTATCGGTCGTCGTTGGCAGCTTGGTACTATTCAGGTAGACTATAATCTTCCTAACCGCTTCAAGCTCGAATATACCGCTGAGGACAATTCAAAGAAGACCCCTGTGATGGTTCACCGTGCGCCATTCGGTTCACTTGAACGCTTCGTAGCCGTACTCATTGAGCACACCGCAGGTCACTTCCCACTCTGGTTGACACCTGATCAGGTTGCCATCCTCCCAATCTCTGAGAAGTATAACGACTATGCACGCAAGGTAAAAGCTTACTTCGATGCACACGACGTACGCTCAATTATGGACGAGCGCAACGAGAAGATTGGTCGCAAGATTCGTGACAACGAACTCAAGCGCGTTCCTTATATGGTTATCGTGGGTGAGAAAGAGGCTGCCGAAGGTCTTGTGTCAATGCGTCAGCAGGGTGGTGGAGAGCAAGCTACTATGACAATGGAAGCCTTTGCCGAGCGTATCAATGCTGAGGTTGCTGAGCAGCTGAAAGGATTGGAGTAA
- the aroB gene encoding 3-dehydroquinate synthase, protein MGQNIIISKQFKSELATAISECEKDKIFVLVDETTHQKCWELIKDDFCLKQAQVITIGTTDSSKTLDTLASVWEALQQGGATRHSLLINLGGGMVTDLGGFAASTFKRGINFINIPTTLLAMVDASVGGKTGINFGGLKNEIGVFSEADIVLLNTEWLKTLDTENIRSGYAEMLKHGLIADEAMWAELINFDLTQPDLHQLSAMLGKSVRVKERIVAEDPQEKGIRKALNLGHTFGHAFESWALENHPILHGYAVAFGLIAELYLSAVKTGFPTERMRQTVNFIREYYGTLPITCNDYPKLIEFMYHDKKNRGNEINVTLLGGIGDVRINQSVSEDEVKEALDFVREG, encoded by the coding sequence ATGGGACAGAATATTATTATATCAAAACAGTTCAAGAGTGAATTGGCAACAGCCATCTCTGAATGTGAGAAGGATAAAATCTTCGTACTCGTTGATGAGACGACACATCAGAAATGTTGGGAACTTATCAAAGACGACTTCTGTCTGAAGCAGGCGCAAGTAATTACAATTGGTACGACTGATAGTAGTAAAACGCTTGACACGTTGGCTTCTGTATGGGAGGCATTGCAGCAGGGAGGGGCTACACGCCACTCACTGTTGATAAACCTTGGTGGTGGTATGGTGACCGACCTTGGTGGTTTTGCGGCTTCAACCTTCAAGCGTGGAATTAACTTTATTAATATTCCAACCACGCTCCTTGCGATGGTAGATGCCAGTGTGGGCGGTAAGACGGGTATCAATTTCGGCGGATTAAAGAATGAGATTGGTGTGTTTAGTGAGGCTGATATTGTTCTGCTAAATACCGAATGGCTCAAGACATTGGACACAGAGAATATCCGCAGTGGCTATGCTGAGATGTTAAAGCATGGCTTGATTGCTGATGAAGCGATGTGGGCAGAGCTAATAAACTTCGACCTTACGCAGCCAGACTTGCATCAGTTGAGCGCAATGCTTGGTAAGAGTGTTAGAGTAAAGGAACGTATTGTAGCGGAAGACCCGCAGGAGAAGGGTATTAGAAAGGCTTTGAATCTCGGACATACCTTCGGTCATGCTTTTGAGTCATGGGCATTAGAAAACCATCCAATCCTCCATGGTTATGCAGTTGCGTTCGGTTTGATAGCAGAGCTTTATCTGTCTGCTGTGAAGACTGGTTTCCCAACAGAGCGCATGCGCCAGACGGTCAACTTCATTCGTGAGTATTATGGCACATTGCCTATTACGTGTAATGACTATCCAAAGCTCATTGAGTTCATGTATCATGACAAGAAGAATCGTGGTAATGAAATCAATGTCACTCTTTTAGGGGGTATTGGCGACGTCCGTATCAACCAGTCTGTCAGTGAGGATGAAGTTAAGGAAGCCCTTGACTTTGTGCGTGAGGGGTAA
- a CDS encoding TonB-dependent receptor: MAKRLLIFVLLMSSTVAMLAQNRTVTGTLYDTELKEKVPFAVVQLLKQDSSYVIGATSDEAGNFKITAPTNGRFILKASYVGYKTIFQNITIANEQDVSVGQLEFQVDSHTLKEVKVVASAPKVVVKADTFQYNASAYRVPEGSTIEALVKKLPGAEVSSDGTIKINGKEVKKILVDGKEFMVGDTKTAMKNLPTSIVQTIKAYDQKSDLSRVTGIDDGNESTVLDFGIKAGMNKGLFSNIDLGIGTKGRYSEKAMGAYFNNKFRMMGFASANNVNDMGFGGGPRGGFGGVRQGLNATKMVGLNMNYDNGTTLQWDGSVRWNHSNGDLNSRVASENFVAQQGSFANRLSQEYTRTNSWDGRFRLEWRPDSMWNIMFRPNIRLSKSDGQTVSTSTAYNADPYDTVDDPLSSASIAQLKSQGLMVNTQRNMTISYGNSTSLGAMLQVNRKLSSNGRNVTLRIDGNYSDSDSKTFSTQDIQYFQLQDALGNDSIYRAYRYNLMPTKSWDYALQATYSEPIARKTYLQFSYQFKYGFSKSNRDTYDLSAMPSGTFGSLQPAYRSWDNYLGLLSNPLASYLDDNLSRYSEYRTYTHDMQIMMRMIRDKWKMNVGVMFQPQRSTYMQDYLGVHVDTARTVFNWSPTFDFRYKFSEQSNLRINYKGTITQPTMSQLLSIVDNTDPQNISIGNPGLKPAFTNNFRLFYNTYKQSHSQALMTFANFSTTRNAIGNSVTYDAITGARTIQPINVNGNWDADAGLMYNTSIDSAGVWNLHTFTRANFNRYVSYLQLNRTSNLEKNITKSLTFGERLAASYRTSWLELELDGSVDYTNTKNNLQSMSNLRTWQFAYGGTLSFNLPWNMSISTDLHQNSRRGYSDASLNTNELLWNAQISQSMLKDNALTFSLQFYDILRQQSNLSRVINSMSRTDTEYNSINSYIMLRATYRLNLFGGKNAMPKPKDGPDFDRNGPGMGPREGGRKGFGGGRPSGPPPSGGGFGGF, encoded by the coding sequence ATGGCAAAAAGATTGTTGATTTTTGTTCTATTAATGTCCAGCACAGTTGCAATGCTGGCACAGAACAGAACCGTTACGGGTACGCTTTATGATACGGAACTAAAGGAGAAAGTGCCATTTGCTGTTGTTCAGCTGTTGAAGCAGGACAGCAGTTATGTTATTGGTGCTACATCAGATGAAGCGGGGAACTTTAAGATTACAGCTCCAACAAACGGACGATTTATTTTGAAAGCTTCGTATGTAGGCTACAAGACTATTTTTCAAAACATTACGATTGCTAATGAGCAAGACGTATCAGTAGGTCAGTTAGAATTCCAAGTAGACTCACACACACTGAAAGAAGTGAAAGTTGTGGCAAGTGCTCCGAAAGTTGTTGTAAAAGCAGACACTTTCCAGTACAATGCTTCGGCTTATCGTGTCCCAGAAGGCTCAACGATTGAAGCTCTCGTAAAGAAGTTGCCGGGTGCGGAAGTGTCAAGCGATGGAACTATTAAGATTAATGGCAAAGAGGTAAAAAAGATTCTTGTTGATGGAAAAGAGTTCATGGTGGGCGACACTAAGACCGCTATGAAAAACCTCCCAACCTCTATCGTACAAACCATTAAGGCTTACGACCAAAAGAGCGACTTGAGCCGTGTGACGGGTATCGATGATGGTAATGAATCAACCGTACTCGACTTTGGCATCAAGGCGGGAATGAACAAAGGTTTATTCTCAAATATTGACTTGGGTATCGGAACAAAGGGTCGTTACTCTGAGAAGGCTATGGGTGCCTACTTCAACAACAAGTTCCGCATGATGGGCTTTGCATCTGCCAATAATGTCAATGACATGGGCTTCGGTGGTGGTCCACGTGGTGGCTTTGGTGGCGTAAGACAGGGCTTGAACGCAACGAAAATGGTGGGTCTCAACATGAACTATGACAATGGTACAACCTTGCAGTGGGACGGTAGCGTACGTTGGAACCATTCTAATGGCGACCTAAACTCACGTGTTGCAAGCGAGAACTTCGTAGCACAACAGGGTTCATTTGCCAACCGTCTCTCACAAGAATACACAAGAACAAACTCTTGGGATGGTCGTTTCCGCTTGGAATGGCGCCCTGACTCTATGTGGAACATCATGTTCCGTCCAAACATCAGACTAAGTAAGAGCGATGGACAAACTGTTAGCACATCTACAGCCTACAACGCTGACCCATACGATACCGTTGACGACCCATTGTCATCAGCTTCTATCGCACAGCTAAAATCACAGGGTTTAATGGTGAATACACAGCGTAACATGACGATAAGCTATGGTAATTCAACCTCATTGGGTGCTATGCTGCAGGTAAATCGCAAGCTCTCAAGCAACGGACGAAACGTTACTTTGCGCATAGATGGTAACTATAGTGACTCGGATTCAAAAACATTCTCAACACAAGACATCCAGTATTTCCAGTTGCAAGATGCACTCGGAAACGACTCTATCTATCGTGCATATCGTTATAACCTTATGCCAACAAAGAGTTGGGACTATGCTTTGCAGGCAACTTATAGTGAGCCAATTGCCCGTAAGACTTACCTGCAGTTCAGCTATCAGTTTAAGTATGGCTTTTCAAAGAGCAATCGTGACACCTACGACCTCTCTGCAATGCCATCAGGAACATTCGGTAGTCTGCAGCCAGCTTACCGTTCATGGGATAACTATCTCGGATTGCTGTCCAACCCATTGGCAAGCTATCTCGATGATAATCTGAGCCGTTACTCTGAGTATCGCACATATACACACGACATGCAGATAATGATGCGAATGATTCGTGACAAGTGGAAGATGAACGTGGGTGTCATGTTCCAGCCACAGCGTTCTACCTATATGCAGGATTACCTTGGTGTACACGTTGACACAGCACGCACAGTATTCAACTGGAGTCCTACTTTCGACTTCCGTTACAAGTTCAGCGAACAGAGCAACCTGCGTATCAATTATAAGGGTACAATCACTCAGCCTACGATGAGTCAGCTGCTTAGTATCGTCGACAATACAGACCCACAGAACATATCTATTGGTAACCCAGGACTGAAGCCAGCCTTCACCAATAACTTCCGCTTGTTCTATAACACTTACAAGCAGAGTCACTCACAGGCATTGATGACCTTTGCCAACTTCTCTACAACACGAAATGCGATTGGCAACAGTGTGACTTACGATGCGATTACAGGTGCACGTACAATCCAGCCTATCAATGTAAATGGTAACTGGGATGCAGATGCAGGATTAATGTACAATACAAGTATTGACTCAGCTGGAGTATGGAATCTCCATACTTTCACACGTGCTAACTTCAATCGCTACGTCAGCTATCTGCAGCTTAACAGAACAAGCAACTTAGAGAAGAATATCACTAAGTCGTTGACCTTTGGCGAGCGACTCGCTGCCAGCTATCGCACCTCATGGTTAGAGTTAGAGTTAGATGGTTCGGTAGACTATACCAACACGAAGAATAATCTTCAGAGTATGAGCAATCTACGCACATGGCAGTTTGCCTATGGTGGTACATTGAGTTTTAACCTCCCTTGGAACATGAGTATCTCGACAGACCTTCACCAGAACAGTCGCCGTGGATATAGCGATGCGTCATTGAACACTAATGAGCTGCTTTGGAATGCGCAAATCTCACAGAGTATGTTGAAGGACAATGCACTGACATTCAGCTTGCAGTTCTATGACATCTTACGTCAGCAGAGTAACCTCTCACGTGTCATCAACTCTATGAGTCGTACAGATACTGAATACAATAGTATTAACAGCTATATCATGCTGCGTGCTACCTATCGTCTGAACCTCTTTGGTGGTAAGAATGCTATGCCTAAACCAAAGGATGGTCCAGACTTCGATCGCAATGGTCCTGGAATGGGTCCACGTGAAGGTGGAAGGAAAGGCTTTGGCGGTGGACGTCCTTCAGGTCCTCCACCATCAGGCGGTGGATTTGGTGGTTTTTAA
- the def gene encoding peptide deformylase: protein MVLPIYTYGQPVLRKVAKDIPLDYPDLKELIQDMFETNTASDGVGLAAPQIGKSIRVVIVDLDVLSDTFPEYKDYRHAFINGHILEYDDSETETMEEGCLSLPGLHENVTRAKRIYVKWLDENLVEHEEWVDGYLARVIQHEFDHLEGRVFTDRLTPFRKQMITSKLKALLQGKIRCHYRVKAPRK from the coding sequence ATGGTATTACCCATTTACACATACGGTCAGCCTGTTTTGCGCAAGGTAGCTAAAGATATCCCCCTCGATTATCCCGACCTCAAAGAGCTGATACAGGATATGTTTGAGACCAACACTGCCAGTGATGGCGTAGGGTTGGCAGCACCACAGATTGGTAAGTCAATTCGTGTGGTTATTGTTGATTTAGACGTGCTCTCTGATACCTTCCCTGAGTATAAAGACTATCGTCATGCGTTCATTAACGGTCACATTCTCGAGTATGACGACTCAGAGACTGAGACCATGGAGGAGGGGTGTCTCTCGCTTCCAGGACTTCACGAGAATGTGACACGTGCTAAGCGCATCTATGTAAAATGGCTTGACGAAAACCTTGTTGAGCATGAGGAGTGGGTAGATGGTTATCTTGCTCGTGTCATCCAGCACGAGTTCGACCATCTCGAAGGTCGTGTCTTTACCGATCGTCTCACGCCTTTTCGCAAGCAGATGATTACCAGCAAGCTTAAAGCCCTCTTGCAGGGTAAGATTCGTTGCCATTATCGTGTCAAGGCTCCACGTAAGTAA
- the ruvX gene encoding Holliday junction resolvase RuvX, which yields MGRILSIDYGKKRTGLAVTDPLCIIANGLATVPTSELFDFLTQYISKETVSQLVIGKPMQPNGQPSENLARVEQFVNRWRKAHPELPIDYYDERFTSVIAHQTMIAGGVKKKTRREDKGLVDEISATIILQDYMRSKGL from the coding sequence ATGGGTAGAATTTTATCGATAGATTACGGAAAGAAACGTACAGGGCTTGCAGTCACCGACCCATTGTGTATCATTGCTAATGGGTTGGCGACTGTTCCTACGTCTGAACTTTTCGATTTTCTGACCCAATATATTTCGAAAGAAACGGTCAGCCAGCTTGTCATTGGCAAGCCTATGCAGCCCAACGGTCAGCCGAGTGAGAACCTTGCTCGTGTTGAACAGTTTGTCAACCGTTGGCGCAAGGCACACCCTGAGTTGCCCATCGACTATTATGACGAGCGTTTCACGTCGGTTATCGCCCATCAGACGATGATTGCGGGTGGTGTGAAGAAGAAGACACGGCGTGAAGACAAAGGACTTGTTGACGAGATTTCGGCAACAATTATTCTCCAGGATTACATGCGATCTAAGGGGCTTTGA
- a CDS encoding porin family protein, whose translation MKEDWLDTLRTRIQNECDVKAPDGLLNDIKQEMNRRGVAPMRSTRQKASVVPLWTYRAASAAAIIGIGIFLSHLLFDHTSLPKQCATIINNKIKNTLPSQTTITTPENYVTNSVKLAVATHQSIQNPLVDNNLSGNTVDNKEKETTTDNNNVTETQETTSNTRQEKIEDVNKQQTTKPQSWGNSERIYATNAKKDDPTSRFCIGTSYNYGTGTSHNSDKMLLPVANPYGDYAPEFSGRNIQDSPIGTKDRRTRTKHHQPIKLGVSIRYNINNRWSLQTGLNYSRLTSNFSYEKRGTEYAVEQKLQYVGIPVNASYSFIKTKRFNVYATAGAEIEKLVKGEANLSAEAMSQITPTHTTIKEGRPVFSTALSIGGELRISKDVSAYIEPGISHHFNNGSNVENIYKDKPTNFNLNMGVRINLNK comes from the coding sequence ATGAAAGAAGATTGGCTTGACACATTGCGTACACGCATTCAGAATGAATGTGATGTAAAGGCACCAGATGGTCTTCTCAATGATATCAAACAGGAGATGAACCGTCGTGGAGTTGCTCCTATGCGCTCTACTCGGCAGAAGGCAAGCGTAGTACCTTTGTGGACCTACCGTGCTGCCTCTGCTGCAGCCATAATAGGTATCGGGATTTTTCTAAGTCACTTGCTTTTTGACCACACATCTCTTCCGAAGCAGTGCGCAACAATTATAAACAATAAGATAAAGAACACTCTGCCTTCTCAAACTACAATTACAACTCCAGAGAACTATGTGACAAACTCCGTAAAGCTGGCTGTTGCTACTCATCAAAGTATACAGAATCCACTTGTTGACAACAACTTGTCTGGCAATACAGTCGACAATAAAGAAAAAGAAACGACTACAGATAATAATAATGTCACAGAAACTCAAGAAACAACCAGTAATACAAGGCAAGAAAAGATAGAAGATGTTAATAAACAACAGACCACAAAACCACAGTCGTGGGGGAATTCGGAAAGAATCTACGCAACAAATGCGAAGAAGGATGATCCAACTTCTCGCTTCTGCATAGGAACTTCCTATAATTATGGTACGGGAACTTCCCATAATTCTGACAAGATGCTATTGCCAGTAGCAAACCCTTATGGTGACTATGCCCCAGAATTCTCTGGAAGAAACATACAAGACAGCCCAATAGGTACAAAAGATAGAAGAACGAGGACTAAACACCATCAACCAATAAAGTTAGGTGTTTCCATAAGGTATAATATCAACAATCGGTGGAGCCTACAGACAGGTCTCAATTACAGCCGACTTACTTCCAACTTCTCTTATGAAAAGAGAGGGACAGAATATGCCGTAGAACAAAAACTGCAATACGTCGGCATACCTGTAAATGCAAGTTACAGTTTCATTAAGACCAAAAGGTTCAATGTTTATGCGACTGCAGGTGCTGAAATTGAGAAACTCGTGAAAGGTGAAGCCAACTTATCTGCTGAAGCCATGTCACAAATAACGCCAACACATACAACTATTAAAGAAGGTAGACCAGTATTCTCTACCGCTCTTTCCATTGGAGGAGAACTCAGAATTAGCAAAGATGTTAGTGCATATATTGAGCCCGGAATAAGCCATCACTTCAATAATGGGAGCAATGTTGAGAATATTTACAAAGACAAGCCTACCAACTTCAATCTCAATATGGGTGTCAGAATAAACTTAAATAAGTAG
- a CDS encoding RNA polymerase sigma factor, with protein MGLFGNNREQYIISLFEKGDALAMDKLYGEYADYLAKVCSRYIGNQEDRHDVLQEAFIRIFTKIHTFEYRGKGSLKAWLTKIVINESLHFLRDNDPAIFIDKATDIPDCSTEDPDIDSMSITQITETILKLPPGYRTVFNLYVIEGKSHKEIAEILNIKPDTSASQFHKARNMLAKMLKEQNK; from the coding sequence ATGGGATTATTTGGGAATAATAGAGAACAGTATATTATAAGCCTTTTTGAAAAAGGTGATGCACTCGCCATGGATAAACTCTATGGCGAGTATGCTGATTATTTAGCAAAAGTGTGTTCGAGGTATATTGGAAACCAAGAAGATAGGCATGATGTTTTACAAGAGGCTTTTATAAGAATATTCACTAAGATACATACTTTTGAATATCGAGGGAAGGGGTCATTAAAGGCTTGGCTCACAAAGATTGTAATCAACGAATCTCTTCACTTTCTCAGGGACAATGACCCAGCTATTTTTATAGACAAGGCGACTGACATACCTGATTGTAGTACTGAGGACCCTGATATTGACAGTATGTCGATAACACAGATAACAGAGACAATACTTAAACTACCACCAGGTTACAGAACTGTCTTCAACCTATATGTGATAGAAGGCAAAAGTCACAAGGAAATAGCAGAAATTCTCAACATCAAACCAGATACATCTGCATCACAATTCCACAAGGCAAGGAATATGCTTGCAAAGATGCTGAAAGAGCAAAATAAATAG
- a CDS encoding DUF4738 domain-containing protein, with amino-acid sequence MTRKIFQLLSLGLILFGVTACKQEKKSNDIITKIAPKPKVPSGPQPMTDFKYEKKIEWMGSTYTIRIHRFADKSLSIVSDEDGRKYYDNKFQVQILRQDGSSFYERTLTKDDFREYTDNQYGKDGALIGFMFDRAEGNKLYFGASVGSPDPKSDEYVPLDVTIDNMSRMRINKATQLDTPSDQPQQQPKSELEKAEEEGV; translated from the coding sequence ATGACAAGAAAGATATTTCAATTATTAAGCTTGGGCTTGATCCTTTTTGGTGTCACTGCCTGCAAGCAAGAAAAGAAATCAAACGATATTATCACCAAGATAGCACCTAAACCAAAGGTACCAAGCGGTCCACAGCCAATGACCGACTTCAAATATGAGAAGAAGATAGAATGGATGGGTAGTACCTATACGATTCGTATCCACCGCTTTGCAGACAAGTCATTGTCAATCGTCAGTGACGAAGACGGACGTAAATACTACGATAACAAGTTCCAGGTACAGATTCTTCGTCAAGATGGTTCATCTTTTTATGAGCGTACACTTACGAAAGATGATTTCAGAGAATACACTGATAACCAATATGGTAAGGATGGTGCACTGATTGGTTTCATGTTCGATCGTGCAGAGGGTAACAAACTCTACTTTGGTGCAAGTGTGGGGTCACCTGATCCAAAGAGCGATGAGTATGTACCATTGGATGTAACCATCGATAATATGAGCCGCATGCGTATCAACAAGGCTACACAACTTGATACACCAAGCGACCAACCACAACAACAACCAAAGAGTGAGTTGGAGAAGGCTGAGGAAGAGGGGGTGTAA
- a CDS encoding NigD-like protein: protein MKKNSLLYIVLILGIAIGTLSLQSCLNDDDTDYPTNIPNALVTIKTNSSTGQVYFQLNDETTILPTNMKTSPYGKKELRALTNIKVQDGKTEGYSKSAYVNWVDTILTKNMAPTLGKQNETVYGKDPVEIVKDWTTVVEDGYLTLRFRTYFGNGKKHVVNLVKGDNPYEVVLHHNASGDTKGLIRDGLVAFRLSDLPDTQGKTVDLTLKWQSFSGVKTVKFKYKSRK, encoded by the coding sequence ATGAAAAAGAATTCATTACTTTATATTGTCCTCATCCTTGGAATAGCGATAGGTACATTATCCTTGCAATCTTGCTTAAACGATGACGATACAGATTACCCTACCAATATTCCCAATGCACTTGTGACAATCAAGACAAATAGTTCCACAGGACAGGTCTACTTCCAGTTAAATGATGAGACCACAATTCTTCCTACGAACATGAAGACTTCTCCTTATGGTAAAAAGGAACTGCGAGCACTTACGAACATCAAAGTTCAGGACGGAAAGACTGAAGGATACTCAAAAAGTGCATATGTAAACTGGGTTGACACCATACTTACTAAGAATATGGCACCAACTCTTGGCAAACAAAACGAAACAGTATATGGAAAAGACCCTGTAGAAATAGTCAAGGACTGGACAACTGTTGTAGAGGACGGATACTTGACTTTACGCTTCAGAACTTACTTCGGTAATGGGAAAAAACATGTGGTGAATCTTGTCAAAGGAGACAATCCATATGAAGTTGTACTCCATCATAATGCTTCTGGCGACACAAAGGGTTTGATTCGTGACGGACTTGTAGCATTCAGACTTAGTGATCTTCCTGACACACAAGGGAAAACAGTGGACCTGACTTTGAAGTGGCAATCATTCTCAGGTGTAAAAACAGTCAAATTCAAATACAAAAGCCGTAAATAG
- a CDS encoding tetratricopeptide repeat protein, whose protein sequence is MLRSVVVSLLCLLALPSAAQYNIKKMMEEGRRTLDQGYYVISMQIFTRIVALKPNLYEAWYQMALSKYHLEDYKGAADDCRRALALQPYIADIYELYGMTNIRVERYDSAIVAFTHAIDIIPDNRDYWFNRAYCLYQVGDSKAALQQVDYILKRWRNFSAAAQLREDIVVGRKPKKQIISKQPPAPPSYPSPKGRGVGSVLSL, encoded by the coding sequence ATGTTGCGTAGTGTCGTAGTATCCTTGCTATGCTTATTGGCATTGCCGTCAGCAGCCCAATATAACATCAAGAAGATGATGGAGGAGGGGAGACGGACGCTTGATCAGGGATACTACGTTATTTCTATGCAGATTTTTACGCGTATCGTTGCCCTGAAACCCAACCTTTATGAGGCTTGGTATCAGATGGCATTATCAAAGTATCATCTTGAGGATTATAAGGGGGCTGCCGATGATTGTCGGCGTGCGTTGGCGTTACAGCCTTACATTGCTGATATCTACGAGCTTTATGGTATGACGAATATTCGTGTAGAGCGTTACGATAGTGCTATCGTAGCTTTTACGCATGCCATAGACATCATTCCCGACAATCGTGATTATTGGTTTAACCGTGCTTATTGTCTTTATCAGGTGGGCGATAGTAAGGCGGCTCTTCAGCAAGTGGATTATATTCTTAAGCGTTGGCGTAACTTCAGTGCTGCCGCTCAGCTCCGTGAAGATATTGTTGTGGGGAGGAAGCCTAAGAAACAGATAATAAGCAAACAACCACCAGCCCCTCCCTCTTACCCCTCCCCCAAAGGGAGGGGAGTGGGCAGCGTGTTATCCCTATAA